The Trinickia acidisoli genome includes a window with the following:
- a CDS encoding non-ribosomal peptide synthetase/type I polyketide synthase: MTSRDDASMSSLSYATAELSRGQRAMWFLWNLNPEGAEYGLPMAWTIGSALDIDAFRGALQDLVDRHPVLRTTYAAPQGEPLQLIHSHGQPDFQHEDASQWNAIELHARLSKEADTGFDLKNGPVFRARLFSSRPDEHVLFLNSHHIAADTWSLIVMMEELGFLYRARLAGKTETTGETADLPPAGLSYVDYVEWQRSMLASSVGDQHWAYWKKELNRLPVLDLPTDRPRPRVQTHVGAGHSFEFDQALTQQIRALARQEDVTFYTVLLAAFYVLLYRTTGQDDIVVGSPRFGRPPHGYARTVGYFASPCALRAQLNGERSFADFLQHVRAVLVGAKEHQDYPFPLLVEQLGVARDTSRSPVFQVSFTYQKAHLAHMRGVAAARMGLGGAKLDLAGLPLESYPLEQHGVKFDLDFVVEEVGGHLRAVCWYNTDLWDAQSIAYLIGHYQAVIASAIQTPQQALRHLSMLTGRERSDYATWNATEARFPQTPVHRLVEERAERKPQAVALYHEAQTMSYAELNARANQLAHHLHRLGLRPGQLVGVSMERSPELVIGILAVLKAGGAYLPLDPSYPEERLAYMQDDAGLTLLLKRRGAAAQVSSAKIQQLCVDTDAAAIADESAHNLDLSSKPTDLAYVIYTSGSTGRPKGVMLEHYGLSNMVHAQIAAFDIGPDSRVLQFASVSFDASVSEIFTALCAGAALCLASKADIMPGSALVNTIARHAVTVVTLPPSVLALLQPEDVPTLRTVAAAGEACSLEIVKRWAHGRRFLNAYGPTEATVCATIAHLQPETQRVALGRPIANTRIYLLDAQLQPVPVGIAGEIHIAGMGLARGYLNREDLTAERFIANPFEESGARMYKTGDLARYLPDGSLEYLGRLDHQVKIRGFRIELGEVESVIASYAGVREALVIARGTAGSAPSLLAYVIADNAGGISAAGIRAHAQSKLPEFMLPSAIVPLDAWPLTPNGKIDRAALPDPTERVATQNMIAPRDALEQQIADVWKTVLKLDAVGIDDNFFEVGGHSLDLVRVEIELEKILEHRVPTMDLFRFPNIRTLADHLRGATNDQATTASLGDADRTGHQAMRAPVAPNSAGPADTDIAIIGMAGRFPGAANVDEFWRNLAAGVESVKSLTDEELLAAGVDPASLANPRYVKRKGVLDDVENFDAAFFGYPPREALLMDPQQRLFLETGWQALEHAGYANADYAGRIGVYGGTGRAAYLLHYLETNPESAAELFQTTILNEKDFLSTRLAYKLNLHGPALTVQTACSTSLVAVHLACQQLMLGECDIALAGGVSIEAPHATGYLHQDGHILSADGRCRPFDSRAQGTVRGSGGAIVVLKRLSAALADGDHVWAVIKGSAINNDGNAKVGFTAPAVDGQADVIEQALQRANVDPSSIGMVEAHGTATPLGDPIEVQALTRAWRHYTAAARFCALGSVKSNVGHLDVAAGVTGLIKAALSLHHGQIPATLHFQSANPKLELASSPFWVNDALTDWPATTMPRRAAVSSFGIGGTNAHVILEQAPRHTPVERDSAFHVLALSAKSEHALNAMTENLAGYLRQHPAADLADIAYTLQVGRTHFQHRRVVVCDNPSSAVDALTSLPSAWSYTGGPVPAARVTFLFPGQGLQQVNMGRDLYESEPVFRECIDHCAQLLQSLMALDIRAALYPPLDEIDVARQRLMQTSITQPALFVVEYALARQLEHWGVRPSAMMGHSLGEYVAACLAGVMSLPDALKLVAARGRLIQQLPTGSMLAVEASAHELAPFAQGGVDLAVVNAARACVLAGPAEQIDAVHARLDAAGLRAKRVSTSHAFHSAMLDPVLEPFMAVVSEVELHVPQIPYVTNVTGSWVTNEQATDPAHWVRHLRETVRFAEGLDSLLQATDAMFLEVGPGHTFTSIIRRHSNSANARVVAPTLSSAPGWSDRGALAMSLGRLWVAGAAPRWDKLHEGAARRRAALPGYPFERQRFWPQARQSTPARETFRAASVQRHEEVVLAGEACGPRTLTAGPNNAVEYELVKIFEQVLGMESVAVTDNFFELGGSSLSALSVILQAEQRFGHRLSPAALLENPTVAALAVALQNVSAPRSHQLVGMRTAGSLTPLFCIHPYGGHTTNYVELTRVLGPDQPVYGIQAAGLQGESTPLRRIEDMACAYIDLMKSVRPLGPYRLVGHSMGGCIAYEMAQKLTQKGESVELLALLDSRAQNASVQPLYRNGTYGKMAGRHWLSDDAVMLGILMPKLSFDWECLLGVPTEAQWQHVLEAATTQGLLPPGTSERQLRNVLSVTEANDEALRTYRPAPYAGPVLLCCGDEGFSRQFGEPDLGWSVLADQLNIVRVPGDHHSIMGKENVVAIARLLTRT, translated from the coding sequence ATGACTTCCCGTGATGACGCCAGCATGTCTTCGCTCTCCTACGCGACGGCGGAACTCTCGCGCGGGCAACGCGCCATGTGGTTTTTGTGGAATCTGAACCCAGAGGGTGCGGAATACGGCCTGCCGATGGCCTGGACGATCGGCAGCGCGCTCGACATCGATGCCTTTCGCGGCGCCTTGCAGGATTTGGTCGATCGGCATCCTGTACTGCGCACAACGTATGCGGCGCCGCAAGGCGAGCCTCTACAACTGATTCATTCCCACGGACAGCCGGACTTCCAGCACGAAGATGCATCGCAGTGGAACGCCATCGAGTTGCATGCACGCCTGTCAAAAGAGGCCGATACCGGTTTCGATCTGAAAAATGGACCTGTTTTTCGCGCGCGACTGTTCTCGAGCCGCCCCGATGAGCATGTCCTGTTTTTGAACAGTCATCACATTGCCGCCGACACGTGGTCGCTGATCGTGATGATGGAAGAACTGGGGTTTCTGTATCGAGCACGCTTGGCGGGGAAAACGGAAACAACGGGAGAAACGGCCGACTTGCCGCCCGCCGGCCTGTCTTACGTCGACTACGTGGAATGGCAGCGGAGCATGCTCGCCTCTTCAGTGGGCGATCAGCATTGGGCGTACTGGAAGAAGGAACTGAATCGGCTCCCCGTGCTCGACCTGCCGACGGATCGGCCGCGCCCTCGCGTGCAAACTCACGTCGGCGCCGGTCATTCGTTCGAGTTCGACCAGGCCCTCACGCAGCAGATCCGGGCACTCGCGCGGCAAGAGGACGTGACGTTCTACACGGTATTGCTCGCGGCGTTTTATGTGCTGCTGTACCGGACTACCGGGCAAGACGACATCGTCGTGGGCTCGCCCCGTTTCGGACGGCCGCCGCACGGCTATGCGCGCACGGTCGGCTACTTCGCGAGCCCCTGTGCGCTGCGCGCACAACTCAATGGCGAGCGCTCGTTCGCCGATTTTTTGCAGCACGTCCGGGCCGTACTCGTCGGTGCGAAGGAGCATCAAGACTATCCGTTTCCATTGCTGGTGGAACAACTGGGCGTAGCGCGCGATACGAGCCGCAGCCCCGTTTTCCAGGTGTCCTTCACGTACCAGAAGGCTCATCTCGCGCATATGCGCGGGGTAGCGGCCGCGCGCATGGGTCTGGGCGGCGCCAAACTGGATCTCGCCGGCCTGCCGCTGGAGTCGTATCCGTTGGAGCAGCATGGCGTCAAATTCGATCTCGACTTCGTGGTCGAAGAGGTCGGTGGCCACCTGCGCGCAGTGTGCTGGTACAACACCGATCTTTGGGACGCGCAAAGCATCGCCTATCTGATCGGCCATTACCAGGCAGTGATCGCGAGCGCAATCCAAACACCGCAACAGGCGCTTCGTCATCTGTCGATGCTGACCGGGCGTGAGCGCAGTGACTACGCGACGTGGAACGCGACCGAAGCCCGCTTCCCGCAGACTCCCGTGCACCGGCTCGTCGAGGAGCGGGCGGAACGCAAACCGCAAGCCGTCGCGCTGTACCACGAAGCGCAGACGATGTCCTACGCCGAGCTCAATGCGCGCGCCAACCAGCTTGCGCATCATTTGCACCGTCTCGGATTGAGGCCGGGCCAGTTGGTCGGCGTGAGCATGGAGCGCAGTCCGGAACTGGTGATCGGCATCCTCGCCGTGCTGAAGGCTGGTGGCGCGTATTTGCCGCTCGATCCCAGCTACCCCGAAGAGCGTCTTGCATATATGCAGGACGATGCGGGCTTGACGTTGCTGCTGAAGCGCCGGGGTGCCGCCGCCCAAGTTTCGTCCGCGAAGATCCAGCAGTTGTGCGTCGATACGGATGCCGCTGCAATCGCCGATGAGTCCGCTCACAACCTGGATCTGTCGTCGAAGCCGACCGATCTCGCGTATGTCATCTACACCTCCGGCTCTACCGGACGTCCAAAGGGTGTGATGCTGGAGCACTACGGCTTGTCGAACATGGTGCATGCGCAGATCGCTGCTTTCGACATTGGGCCGGACAGCCGGGTCTTGCAGTTTGCGTCGGTCAGTTTCGATGCGTCCGTCTCGGAGATCTTCACGGCGCTGTGCGCCGGCGCTGCGCTCTGCCTCGCGTCGAAAGCGGACATCATGCCCGGCTCGGCATTGGTGAACACCATTGCGCGTCACGCCGTCACGGTAGTCACGCTGCCGCCTTCGGTCCTCGCGTTGTTGCAACCCGAAGACGTGCCGACACTGCGCACCGTCGCCGCCGCGGGCGAAGCGTGCAGTCTGGAGATCGTCAAGCGGTGGGCGCATGGGCGACGCTTCCTCAACGCCTACGGACCGACCGAAGCAACGGTGTGCGCGACCATTGCACATCTGCAGCCGGAGACTCAACGCGTCGCGCTCGGACGCCCCATCGCGAACACTCGGATCTATTTACTCGATGCGCAATTGCAACCCGTGCCTGTCGGCATTGCAGGCGAGATTCACATCGCCGGGATGGGTCTTGCACGCGGCTACTTGAATCGCGAGGACCTCACGGCGGAACGCTTCATCGCCAACCCGTTCGAGGAATCCGGCGCGCGTATGTACAAGACGGGCGACCTTGCCCGTTATCTACCCGACGGCAGCCTGGAGTATCTCGGGCGCCTCGATCATCAGGTGAAGATCCGCGGCTTCCGCATCGAGCTGGGAGAAGTCGAGTCGGTCATTGCGAGCTATGCCGGCGTGCGTGAGGCACTCGTGATCGCGCGTGGAACGGCAGGTAGCGCGCCGTCGCTGCTTGCTTACGTGATTGCCGATAACGCGGGGGGTATCTCCGCCGCGGGCATTCGCGCCCATGCACAAAGCAAATTGCCGGAATTCATGCTGCCGTCGGCAATCGTTCCGCTCGACGCATGGCCACTGACGCCGAACGGCAAGATCGATCGCGCGGCGTTGCCCGATCCGACCGAGCGCGTGGCAACGCAAAACATGATCGCGCCTCGCGATGCACTCGAACAGCAGATTGCCGACGTATGGAAAACGGTACTCAAGCTGGACGCGGTGGGCATCGACGACAACTTCTTCGAAGTGGGCGGTCATTCGCTCGATCTCGTGCGCGTCGAAATCGAACTGGAAAAAATCCTGGAACATCGCGTTCCGACGATGGATCTGTTCCGCTTTCCGAACATCCGGACCTTGGCGGACCATCTGCGCGGTGCGACGAATGATCAAGCGACTACTGCGTCGCTCGGCGATGCCGACCGTACCGGGCACCAAGCCATGCGTGCACCGGTAGCGCCAAACAGCGCGGGACCCGCGGATACCGACATCGCGATCATCGGGATGGCGGGCCGGTTTCCGGGCGCGGCAAACGTCGACGAGTTCTGGCGCAATCTGGCCGCGGGGGTCGAGTCCGTCAAGTCGTTGACCGATGAGGAACTGCTCGCGGCAGGCGTCGATCCCGCCTCGCTGGCAAATCCGCGCTACGTCAAACGCAAGGGCGTGCTCGACGACGTGGAAAACTTTGATGCGGCATTCTTTGGCTATCCGCCACGCGAAGCCCTGTTGATGGATCCGCAGCAGCGCCTTTTCCTTGAAACAGGCTGGCAAGCGCTCGAACATGCGGGCTATGCGAACGCGGATTACGCCGGCAGGATCGGCGTATACGGCGGAACGGGCCGCGCGGCCTATCTGCTTCATTACCTGGAAACGAATCCGGAAAGCGCCGCCGAACTGTTCCAAACCACGATCCTGAACGAGAAGGACTTTCTTTCCACGCGGCTTGCCTACAAGCTCAACTTGCATGGTCCGGCACTGACCGTGCAAACGGCGTGCTCGACCTCGCTCGTCGCCGTCCATCTGGCCTGCCAGCAACTGATGCTGGGCGAGTGCGACATTGCCTTGGCCGGCGGCGTGTCGATCGAAGCACCGCACGCCACGGGCTATCTGCATCAAGACGGTCACATCCTATCGGCCGACGGGCGCTGCCGTCCTTTCGACAGCCGCGCACAAGGCACCGTGCGAGGCAGCGGCGGCGCCATCGTCGTTTTGAAGCGCCTGTCTGCCGCGCTGGCGGACGGAGATCACGTCTGGGCCGTCATCAAAGGCTCGGCGATCAACAACGACGGCAACGCCAAAGTGGGCTTTACGGCACCGGCCGTGGACGGGCAAGCCGACGTCATCGAGCAGGCGCTGCAACGCGCCAACGTCGATCCGAGCAGTATCGGGATGGTCGAAGCCCATGGCACCGCCACGCCGCTCGGCGACCCGATCGAGGTACAAGCGCTGACCCGCGCCTGGCGCCACTATACGGCAGCCGCGCGGTTCTGCGCGCTCGGCTCGGTGAAATCCAATGTCGGCCACCTCGACGTCGCGGCAGGTGTCACCGGCCTCATCAAGGCCGCGCTGTCCCTGCATCACGGACAGATTCCGGCGACCCTGCATTTTCAGTCGGCCAATCCGAAACTCGAGCTGGCAAGCAGCCCGTTCTGGGTCAACGATGCGCTGACCGACTGGCCGGCGACAACAATGCCGCGGCGCGCGGCCGTCAGCTCGTTCGGCATCGGCGGTACCAATGCGCACGTGATTCTGGAGCAAGCGCCGCGACACACGCCGGTTGAGCGCGATTCGGCGTTCCACGTGCTGGCTTTGTCCGCGAAATCCGAGCACGCGTTGAATGCGATGACGGAGAACCTTGCCGGCTATCTGCGGCAGCATCCTGCCGCCGATCTGGCCGATATCGCCTACACGCTTCAAGTTGGGCGCACGCATTTTCAGCATCGGCGTGTCGTCGTGTGCGACAACCCATCGAGCGCAGTCGACGCGCTGACGTCTCTGCCATCGGCCTGGAGCTACACGGGCGGGCCGGTGCCAGCCGCACGGGTCACGTTCCTGTTCCCCGGACAAGGGCTGCAGCAGGTCAATATGGGCCGTGACCTTTATGAGTCCGAGCCCGTGTTCCGCGAATGCATCGATCACTGCGCGCAGCTTTTACAGTCGCTGATGGCGCTCGACATTCGCGCTGCCCTTTATCCGCCGCTCGATGAGATCGACGTCGCGCGGCAGCGGCTCATGCAGACGTCGATCACGCAGCCCGCACTATTCGTGGTGGAGTATGCGTTGGCGCGGCAATTGGAACATTGGGGCGTGCGCCCCAGCGCGATGATGGGACACAGTCTCGGCGAATACGTCGCCGCGTGTCTTGCCGGCGTCATGTCGCTGCCTGATGCGCTCAAGTTGGTCGCCGCGCGCGGGCGATTGATCCAGCAACTGCCGACCGGTTCGATGTTGGCCGTGGAAGCGTCGGCGCATGAGCTAGCGCCGTTCGCGCAGGGCGGCGTGGATCTCGCCGTTGTCAACGCCGCGCGCGCGTGCGTGCTTGCCGGCCCGGCTGAGCAGATCGACGCCGTTCATGCGCGATTGGACGCGGCGGGCTTGCGCGCGAAGCGCGTGTCGACGTCTCATGCGTTTCATTCGGCCATGCTCGATCCCGTCCTCGAGCCATTCATGGCGGTCGTCAGCGAGGTCGAGCTCCATGTTCCGCAAATACCGTACGTCACGAACGTAACCGGCTCATGGGTAACAAACGAGCAGGCGACCGATCCGGCACACTGGGTGCGTCATCTGCGCGAGACCGTGCGATTTGCCGAGGGACTCGACTCGTTGCTGCAAGCGACGGACGCGATGTTCCTCGAAGTGGGCCCAGGGCATACCTTCACCTCCATCATCCGGCGGCATTCGAATAGCGCGAATGCGCGGGTGGTAGCCCCCACCCTCTCGAGCGCGCCGGGATGGTCCGATCGCGGCGCACTGGCGATGAGCCTGGGACGGCTGTGGGTAGCGGGCGCCGCTCCGCGCTGGGACAAGTTGCACGAAGGTGCGGCGCGACGGCGTGCCGCGTTGCCGGGCTATCCTTTCGAGCGACAACGCTTCTGGCCGCAAGCGCGTCAAAGCACGCCGGCGCGCGAGACGTTCAGGGCGGCTTCGGTGCAACGTCACGAGGAGGTCGTTCTTGCAGGCGAGGCTTGCGGCCCGCGTACGCTGACGGCCGGTCCGAACAACGCCGTCGAATACGAGCTGGTCAAGATTTTCGAGCAGGTGTTAGGGATGGAATCGGTAGCGGTCACCGACAATTTCTTCGAGCTCGGCGGAAGTTCATTGTCGGCCCTGAGCGTCATCTTGCAGGCGGAACAGCGCTTCGGGCATCGGCTATCGCCTGCGGCGTTGCTGGAGAATCCGACCGTGGCGGCCCTCGCCGTCGCATTGCAAAACGTTAGCGCGCCTCGCAGCCATCAGCTCGTTGGCATGCGAACCGCAGGATCGCTCACGCCGCTATTTTGCATCCACCCCTACGGCGGGCACACAACCAACTATGTCGAACTGACGCGCGTCCTCGGGCCCGATCAACCTGTGTACGGCATCCAGGCAGCCGGCCTGCAAGGCGAATCGACGCCGTTGCGGCGGATCGAAGACATGGCCTGCGCGTACATTGATTTGATGAAATCCGTGCGTCCGCTGGGCCCATATCGGCTGGTCGGACACTCGATGGGCGGATGCATCGCCTATGAGATGGCTCAGAAACTCACGCAAAAGGGCGAAAGCGTCGAGCTGTTAGCCTTGCTCGACTCTCGCGCGCAAAACGCCAGCGTTCAGCCACTGTATCGGAACGGCACTTACGGCAAGATGGCGGGCCGACACTGGCTGAGCGACGACGCCGTCATGCTCGGCATCCTGATGCCGAAGCTGTCTTTCGACTGGGAGTGCTTGCTCGGCGTGCCAACCGAAGCTCAGTGGCAACACGTGCTCGAAGCGGCCACGACGCAAGGGTTGTTGCCGCCGGGTACGAGCGAAAGGCAGTTACGGAATGTGCTTTCCGTGACGGAGGCGAATGATGAAGCGCTTCGCACCTACCGTCCCGCACCCTATGCAGGGCCCGTGTTGCTCTGCTGCGGCGATGAAGGTTTCTCCCGGCAGTTCGGCGAACCGGACCTCGGCTGGAGCGTACTTGCCGATCAACTGAACATTGTCCGCGTGCCGGGCGATCACCACAGCATCATGGGCAAAGAGAATGTGGTTGCGATCGCTCGCCTCCTCACTCGAACCTGA
- a CDS encoding MFS transporter: MSASKIARFTRDELKIVAIVTVLLFIGLLGTDIHLSSLPEMAKVMHVSPQYMQASISIFLFGTGVGSLVYGPVSDKCGRKPVILIGVVIAIVGNLWAVFASKIAAFLISRFVQGVGSGACLALSRIVLSDIVQGERYAIASSYITLFTGLSFVLGPLLGSFVQSWFGWRGNFVAMSLLLASIFVVYSQCRETNTHKNKSITAREVFASYKVVLSDTTFVSSAIMAGIGITCFVMYTSSSPFVLQQQFGFSSTHYGWAIALVGVGLVISRLLLPRLIAHFGMLSTMFVGFVIPVICGSALLLLSKLGYMSAGGFLASVAGVSFSYSFIVLCASAICMSRFPTRRGAAGAVYCCSQMAIAFGVNSVVSSVSSDIVTLLGVSYMALPALGLFLCARMGAADKSKRLFFVGK, from the coding sequence GTGTCCGCATCAAAAATAGCGCGCTTCACGCGTGACGAATTGAAGATCGTCGCGATCGTGACGGTCTTGTTGTTCATCGGTCTGCTGGGTACCGACATTCACCTCTCCTCGTTGCCGGAGATGGCGAAGGTCATGCATGTGTCGCCGCAATACATGCAAGCGTCGATCTCCATTTTTCTGTTCGGGACAGGCGTGGGTTCGCTCGTGTACGGACCAGTGAGTGACAAATGCGGCCGCAAACCCGTCATTCTCATCGGGGTTGTCATCGCGATCGTGGGGAATCTTTGGGCTGTTTTCGCTTCGAAGATCGCCGCCTTTCTGATCTCGCGCTTTGTTCAGGGAGTGGGCAGTGGCGCCTGCCTGGCGCTGTCGCGGATCGTTCTGTCGGATATCGTTCAGGGAGAACGATATGCTATCGCCAGCTCATATATCACGTTGTTTACGGGCCTTTCCTTCGTGCTGGGTCCGCTGCTGGGCAGCTTCGTTCAATCCTGGTTCGGGTGGAGAGGGAACTTCGTAGCCATGTCGCTGCTGCTGGCGTCGATCTTCGTCGTTTACTCGCAGTGTCGGGAAACGAATACGCACAAGAACAAATCGATCACCGCACGCGAAGTCTTTGCCAGTTACAAAGTGGTGTTGTCGGACACCACGTTTGTGTCCTCGGCCATCATGGCGGGTATCGGCATAACCTGCTTCGTCATGTACACCAGCTCGAGTCCATTCGTGCTGCAACAGCAATTCGGATTTTCCAGCACGCACTACGGCTGGGCCATCGCGCTCGTCGGCGTCGGGCTCGTCATCAGCCGTTTGCTGTTGCCGAGGCTCATCGCGCACTTTGGCATGCTTTCGACAATGTTCGTCGGGTTCGTCATACCTGTCATCTGCGGCTCGGCGTTGTTACTCCTGTCGAAACTTGGGTATATGTCTGCCGGGGGATTCCTCGCAAGCGTGGCGGGCGTATCGTTCAGTTACTCGTTCATCGTGCTGTGCGCCTCAGCGATTTGCATGAGTCGGTTCCCCACGCGGCGAGGGGCGGCCGGCGCAGTGTATTGTTGCTCCCAAATGGCCATCGCTTTCGGCGTCAACAGCGTCGTCTCGTCGGTATCGAGCGATATCGTTACACTGCTGGGCGTGAGCTATATGGCGCTTCCCGCATTGGGTCTATTCCTCTGCGCCAGAATGGGGGCCGCGGACAAATCAAAAAGACTGTTTTTTGTCGGTAAGTGA
- a CDS encoding DUF1272 domain-containing protein, with protein sequence MLELRPGCECCDKNLSAESDEARICSFECTFCVDCATNVLHGKCPNCGGELIARPRRPANKLASNPPSTQRVFNPACAQQA encoded by the coding sequence ATGCTGGAACTCAGGCCTGGCTGCGAATGCTGCGACAAGAACCTGTCGGCGGAATCCGACGAGGCGCGGATCTGCTCTTTCGAATGTACGTTTTGCGTAGACTGCGCCACCAACGTACTGCATGGAAAATGCCCCAATTGCGGCGGCGAACTCATCGCTCGCCCGCGTCGCCCGGCGAATAAGTTGGCGAGCAATCCGCCGTCGACCCAGCGCGTGTTCAATCCCGCGTGCGCGCAACAGGCTTGA
- a CDS encoding lactonase family protein — MTSFYKKNTRTRWGMKVAPLLLALSSAMYSAPDHAAAPPGDDTSQTEFAYVGTRASQIRALRLDVATGKVTVIGSVEQRMKPTWVSADPSLPVLYAVDEERDQDGSVTAYAVDRATGALTRINSVASGGSGTTYLSFDAASKTLLAANYGSGSVSSISVKADGSLGALVSTMKETGSGPNVHRQASAHAHCAVVDPSGGFALVPDLGADRVFVYGFDRATHALSPDAATNPRAFVAPPGSGPRHLAFGANGRFVYLDTELSAELMVLKWNASQGQLTLVQSLPISSEGFKGPKSGAEIAVSRDGRFVYVEDRGENAVAVYRIDRESGKVSLIQRIAAGGENPWGFGIDRSGKWMLVDNEKSGDVHVLGIDTKTGRLSDTGQSIEIPEPISVAFVK; from the coding sequence ATGACCTCTTTCTACAAGAAGAACACACGGACGCGGTGGGGCATGAAGGTCGCACCGCTTCTGCTTGCGCTGTCGAGCGCGATGTACAGCGCGCCCGATCATGCCGCCGCGCCGCCGGGAGACGACACATCACAGACCGAATTCGCCTATGTCGGCACGCGAGCGAGCCAGATTCGCGCGTTGCGCCTCGATGTCGCGACGGGCAAGGTCACCGTCATAGGCTCGGTCGAACAACGGATGAAGCCGACGTGGGTGAGCGCCGATCCATCGTTGCCGGTTCTTTATGCCGTCGATGAGGAAAGAGACCAAGACGGCAGCGTGACTGCCTACGCGGTCGATCGTGCGACGGGCGCATTGACACGCATCAACTCGGTCGCGTCCGGCGGCAGCGGTACGACCTATTTGTCGTTCGACGCTGCATCGAAGACACTGCTTGCCGCCAATTACGGCAGCGGGTCCGTATCGAGTATCTCGGTCAAAGCCGACGGCAGCTTGGGCGCGCTCGTCTCGACGATGAAGGAGACGGGATCGGGGCCGAACGTGCACCGGCAAGCGAGCGCGCATGCGCACTGCGCCGTGGTCGATCCTTCGGGCGGATTCGCGCTCGTGCCGGACCTCGGGGCCGATCGTGTGTTCGTGTACGGCTTCGATCGCGCGACGCATGCGCTATCGCCCGATGCGGCCACGAATCCTCGCGCGTTCGTCGCTCCGCCCGGTAGCGGCCCGCGTCATCTTGCATTCGGTGCGAATGGCCGTTTCGTTTACCTCGATACCGAACTGTCGGCCGAGCTCATGGTGTTGAAGTGGAATGCCTCGCAGGGGCAACTGACGCTCGTGCAGTCGTTGCCGATCTCGAGCGAGGGATTCAAAGGACCGAAGAGCGGCGCCGAAATCGCCGTGAGCCGCGATGGGCGTTTCGTCTATGTCGAGGATCGCGGAGAAAATGCGGTGGCCGTCTATCGCATCGATCGCGAGTCGGGCAAGGTGTCGCTGATTCAGCGGATCGCTGCCGGTGGCGAGAATCCTTGGGGATTCGGCATCGATCGATCGGGTAAATGGATGCTCGTGGATAACGAAAAGAGCGGCGACGTGCACGTGCTCGGCATCGATACGAAGACAGGGCGGCTTTCGGATACCGGGCAGTCGATCGAGATTCCCGAGCCGATCAGCGTAGCGTTCGTGAAGTGA
- a CDS encoding helix-turn-helix domain-containing protein, translating into MTQHAMAKHRHDWNGAARLTTVPKVRLYVDRPEEQNWFVHVGHVTERGRWRTEPHAHPAYGQVIFVHSGRGVMNLEGSTVPFEGPCALLLPTECVHGLDYEIDVDRWVVTIEVAYLTQVNAKLHEFIALWASPRVIPFADSAEAGAAFHGLIQRLKQEVESDAVGRVVATEALLTTLLLMLVREASVDQAGHEAAARNDVRLVDRFRKLIDEHYRENLPLQEYASMMAVSLVQLRAACTSAAEQSPTKMIHARIITEAKRNLIFGNMSVEQIAFWLGFADAAYFTRFFRREVGQAPSQFRIAARQQSHGKTMPKSAS; encoded by the coding sequence ATGACACAGCATGCCATGGCCAAGCATCGGCACGATTGGAACGGAGCGGCAAGATTGACCACCGTTCCGAAGGTTCGCCTATACGTCGATCGCCCTGAAGAACAGAACTGGTTCGTGCACGTCGGGCACGTCACCGAACGAGGCCGCTGGCGAACCGAGCCTCATGCGCATCCCGCTTACGGCCAGGTGATATTCGTCCACAGCGGGCGAGGCGTGATGAACCTCGAAGGCAGCACCGTGCCGTTCGAAGGCCCTTGCGCCTTGCTATTGCCGACCGAGTGCGTGCATGGCCTCGACTACGAGATCGACGTCGACCGGTGGGTCGTGACGATCGAGGTCGCCTATCTCACGCAAGTCAATGCGAAGCTCCATGAATTCATCGCGCTGTGGGCATCGCCGCGCGTGATTCCGTTCGCCGATTCCGCCGAGGCCGGCGCGGCGTTTCATGGCCTCATTCAGCGTTTGAAGCAAGAAGTCGAATCCGACGCGGTCGGTCGCGTGGTGGCCACCGAAGCGTTGTTGACGACGCTGCTGTTGATGCTCGTGCGCGAAGCGAGCGTGGATCAGGCCGGACATGAAGCCGCGGCGCGTAACGACGTGCGTTTGGTGGATCGCTTCCGCAAACTGATCGACGAGCATTACCGCGAGAACTTACCGCTGCAGGAGTACGCGTCGATGATGGCGGTGTCGCTCGTGCAACTGCGGGCCGCATGCACATCGGCGGCGGAGCAGAGCCCCACCAAGATGATCCATGCGCGCATCATCACCGAGGCCAAGCGCAACCTCATCTTCGGCAACATGTCCGTCGAACAGATTGCGTTCTGGCTCGGTTTTGCCGATGCCGCCTATTTCACGCGCTTCTTCCGCAGAGAAGTTGGGCAAGCACCCAGCCAATTCCGCATCGCCGCGCGGCAGCAGTCGCATGGCAAGACGATGCCGAAGTCGGCAAGCTGA